Below is a genomic region from Gadus morhua chromosome 4, gadMor3.0, whole genome shotgun sequence.
tactgctgtacagactgagcactggtaacctctGACCACTCCTGGTGTTGCCTGTGgagaacacaaacacgcacacacaaacatacgcatatacacacacacatgcacacacacacacgcacacgcacacgcacacacaaacacacgtgaatTGAGATTGGTGCTGTTAGGAAGGACTTGTTCTCCAGCACATCATCGCTCTGTGAATGGTTTCTCATCGGGACCAAGAGGCCACGCGACGCGGAGGGAGACTGTGGTACCGCCCTCTGGTTCAGGACCGTTATAGCCCCCTCTGGTGGTCGTTCAGAGAGGTTCTGCTCTCTGGTTCAGGACCGTTATAGCCCCCTCTGGTGGTCGTTCAGAGAGGTTCTGCTCTCTGGTTCAGGACCGTTATAGCCCCCTCTGGTGGTCGTTCAGAGAGGTTCTGCTCTCTGGTTCAGGACCGTTATAGCCCCCTCTGGTGGTCGTTCAGAGAGGTTCTGCCCTCTGGTTCAGGACCGTTATAGCCCCCTCTGGTGGTCGTTCAGAGAGGTTCTGCTCTCTGGTTCAGGACCGTTATAGCCCCCTCTGGTGGTCGTTCAGAGAGGTTCTGCTCTCTGGTTCAGGACCGTTATAGCCCCCCCTGCTGGTCGTTCAGAGAGGTTCTGCTCTCTGATTCAGGACCGTTATAGCCCCCTCTGGTGGTCGTTCAGAGAGGTTCTGCTCTCTGGTTCAGGACCGTTATAGCCCCCTCTGGTGGTCGTTCAGAGAGGTTCTGCTCTCTGGTTCAGGCCCGTTATAGCCCCCTCTGGTGGTCGTTCAGAGAGGTTCTGCTCTCTGATTCAGGACCGTTATAGACATACAGACATTGCAAAGAATAGACGCCTCATCGACCGCTACTACTGGCGCTGCCGAGCCTTTTGGCCGCCTTCTTGGAGCGGTCGACCGCTCCACTCAGTCTAGTCTGTTGGCAGGTGCAATGAACTGAATACCAAATAGATTCTCACACGTTTTTTTTGCTGCTTAGTCTAAGACATCGGTGAGATCCACTGGAGCTGGGCCGATGCGTGATGTGGTGCGTCTGAAGGCGTtgttacactgccaaatatgcccgtcttatgcacgcctttttcccAGCATGGTCGGCATGGTAAATTGCCTGCTCGAGCTAGTATTTACCCTCCGGGTCCCTACAAATTAAAGAGTATGTTGCCATTTTTGCACATGTAAATTTAAATGTCGCGGTTCATTGTCTAACTTTCGCTTTCCCAACTTGAACAACCTATTTATTAGCTGTCTAAACGCTTTGCTCCAGCAGAGGCAGACGTTGGCCTACGCACAGAGAGGGCGggtcctgggggcggggctaactGGACAGAAGGGTTTCCTATTGGAGGAAATGAAACTAGCTCTCAATCTTGCTCAGAAACTGCTTCCTCCTGATTGATATGTTCTGATTAACGATCGGCGGGCCGGATCAAGATGATCCGCGGGCCGCAAGTTGAACAGCCCTGATACATTGATTGAATCCTCACCTTTCCTTAGAAGGTTGCTGATTTCCATCTTCAAAGCTATGAGGTTGTTCcatagaccggtcactcttcatggagacacagctgggtccaggggagtctgctctctcctgctggattCTTCAAGAAAAACAAGGGTTTATGGATGTAGGATAGACACTGTGTTTCTATAATATCTGATTATTTCTTACCCTTGTTCATTAATTTGCTTCTTTTTTCTGAACAGGTTACGTatgctcttcatggagacacgtCTGGTTTCAGGGGAGtatgctctctgctgctgctctgggcttcaacagacacacacacacacacacacacacacacacacacacacacacacacacacacacacacacacacacacacacacacacacacacacacactcacagctgttactcagactaatgatggaggcatgatgtatcactgctgagctctgagatggacaacagtcacagacagagagatcctcttcttacctcttagctttgctccgacGGCCATGTTCcacagacagagtggtcttagaggtaggacccctctcgtctctctccccatccatagtagactggagaaaaTACGATCCGTCCCATACGCTATGAAGCTATGAAAGtataaatgtaagggaagaaGCTGAGGTTTAAGTGTTCATTAAACAAGTTATCAGGTGAACGGTTTTGAAGGTGCAGGATGAAGGGCTGCAACAGACTGATGAGATGAGGAAGTCAACCTTAGCATGAGGAAGTTACAGAACTGAACCTCAGATGAGGAAGTCCAGATGAGGAAGTCGTTTTTATTGCGAATTTGCGGTTTTATATTTACCTGGGACTGCCCAGCATTTATAACCCTTGTCCCGCCTCCAACATGTTGAGAGGATGTCCTGCATTCTGATTGGCTCTAGTTTTAAAAGCCAAACCACTGGAGGACAGACGCCTTTCTAAAATCTGGACTGAAGCCAAAGGCTGTGAAGGAGGCGGGGAAGGCTGTCAGCACAGGGGTGTGTCTGATGTCAATCAAACTGTACGGACATGAGGGTTGAGTGAAGGTGAACCTGTCACCGTTCACTACGCCCAGCACAGAACACTCAGTCAGCACAAAGTCTCACGCTACGCAGATTCAGGAGGAATATGTTGGAAACCACCACAAAGAAAAATGAAGTGCACTCACAGTAAAGACCTTAGAGCTTAGAACCTTAGACCTTTAACCTTAGGTAAAGCCGGTGCCAGGTTGTTCTCAGAGAGTTACTTGAGTTCAGCGTCCCACGCTGGATACGATGTGAAGCAACATGCGGGGATGTCTTAAGGTAGAAAGAAACCTTTGTAGACTTCCTCTCCGCATTGGTAACGTATCCCTCATTGTCCCACACTAACAAACTCTTTGACACACATGAGGTTTGAGGGATCTACACAGTGATTAAGACTTTGTTTTAATATGAAGAGAGCCATTATGTCTTGAAGCCCctacagagacacagtgagagattTTAAGTATGCTACAGTTCAAACATGTACGTAACATTTAGTAACACCATTCGTGTTTACCGAAAAATAGTACTGATCCTATTGATATGACGTATAATTTAAGCATATTTATGATCCATCACAGATCAGAGTGGAGTACAGTACCTTAGTCTTCTCCCTGCTGTAATGTAGTGAGCCACACCAAACTGTCCAACTCCTTACAAGGAAAAGATGCTTTAAACGaaccagttggaccagttccCCTCCCAGTTAGCACTAGCCTCCTATTGGCTGCTGTTCCATGACTTCAATCAGTGATAATAACGAACGCTGGACAGAGAGCTCTGATGTCTACAAGCTCAGacagaggaaaacaaagagACAGTTGAGGTCAAACAGCACGTAGAGACACATCACTGGTTCTCCCTCTTCACAGCAGAACCCACAGGAACATAGATATGTTATCGATAAAGAGACTGATGAACATAATGAACAGAATCACACTCAGAGTCAGGATAGGCATGTCTGTACTGGCTGTGATTCGATAATAGGCAGGGTGGTTTTCTGTCTTCATTCTCCTCAATGAGTCATCTTGTTGGGCTGGATTGGGTTGGGTTCATCTTGTTACATACAGGCAGGTATTTAGAAAGGGccaaggtaaacacacacacagatacagaacgacagacagatacacacatatggagacacaaacatgaagacagacacacacacacacacacacacacacacacacacacacaaagcattaaCACATGCTGTAATGGGGGCGTTtagcagaacccaagtgcacggACAGACGACTAGCGCAGGATAAGTACAAGGCTTTATTTGGGGACATGATCGACAGGCAGAGGGTAGTCGGCGGGCAGAggtcggcaacgggagggcagatGGACGGACCAGGAATAGGGAACAGGTAGGCAGACAAACTGATGAGGGCCGTGACCTCATCACTGGGCCGTGACCTCATCGCTGGGCCGTGACCTCATCGCTGGGCCGTGACCTCATCGCTGGGCCGTGACCTCATCGCTGGGCCGTGACCTCATCGCTGGGCCGTGACCTCATCGCTGGGCCGTGACCTCATCGCTGGGCCGTGACCTCATCGCTGGGCCGTGACCTCATCGCTGAGCCGTGACCTCATTGTTAGTATGTGATGTCATGGCCCGTTTGTGATGTCCTCATGGGGGGGCTCAGTGTGGGGGGGTCAGCCTGGGGGGGTcagcgtgggggggggtcagcctGGGGGGGTCAGCGTGGGTGGGGGGTCAGCGTGGGTGGTCAGCGTGGGGGGGTCAacgtgggggggggtcagtgtggGTGGTCAGCGTGGGGGGGGTCAGCGTGGGGGGGTCAacgtgggggggggtcagtgtggGTGGTCAGCGTGGGGGGGTCAacgtgggggggggtcagtgtgggtggtcagcgtggggggggggtcagcgtgGGGGGGTCAGCGTGGGGGGCTcagcgtgggggggggtcagtgtggGGGGGTCAGCCTGGGGGGGTCAGCGTGGCTGGTCAGCGTGGGGGTGGTCAGCGTGGGTGGGTCAacgtgggggggggtcagtgtgggtggtcagcgtgggggggggtcagcgtGGGGGGCTCGGCGTGGGGGGGGCTCAGCGTCCGGCACCTCGTCCTGGAGTCTCTGGATGCGCTCCAGTGTGGCACCGATCCACGGCAGGAAGCGGGACAGCTTGGTGAAGAGCAGGCCCcgcccctggccccgccccccgggggggaggggcagcagcagcccggTGAGGAAGGCGGTGCCGTGCCGGCGCGACGCCACCGGCGACGCCCGCCAGCGCCGCTCCACGTCCTGCGGGCcgggccgggcgggggggccggcCATGCAGAACATCTTgttgctgattggctgagaggtgTTGAGGAGGCGGCGGCAGGCGTCCAGGGTCACGTAGGTCACGATCTCCGACCCCAGCCACGTCAGGCCGGggctcccagcatgcatcaggACGTTCTCACTGAAGTCCTTGGTGGGCAAGCAGAgcgggaagagggaggggccaaAGAGCAGGGGCGTGGCCAGGTGGAGGACCACCAGGTCGTTGTCATGGAGACCCGCCTGGAAGCCGCGGTGCAGGAAGGCGCTGAGGACGGAGACCGCCCGCCCCCCTGAGGACACGTTATTATAacctgttaatactgttattaTAACCTGTTAATACTGTATTATAacctgttaatactgttattataacctgttaatactgttattaTAACCTGTTAATACTGTATTATAacctgttaatactgttattataacctgttaatactgttattataacctgttaatactgttattaTAACCTGTTAATACTGTATTATAacctgttaatactgttattataacctgttaatactgttattataacctgttaatactgttattataacctgttaatactgttattataacctgttaatactgttattataacctgttaatactgttattaTAACCTGTTAATACTGTATTATAACCTGTTAATGCTGTATTATAACCTGTTAATACTGTATTATAACCTGTTAATGCTGCATTACGacctgttaatactgttattaCAACATGTCGATATTGTAGTATAATGTCATTATTGTACTATAACATGTTAATACTGAATTATAACATAATGTACATTACTGTACATTATGTACTTTCATTGTAACATCTTGCAACTGCTATTATACTTTGGAAGTACTGTTAGAACTAATTAAGTAAATACGTTTTTATAACATGTGAATTCTGCTTCGTATggtgaccccccccacacactaaccctaaccctaacataatAATACTGTATTATTACATGTTCAAACTATATTATAACATGTTATTACTGTGTTATAATATGTTATTATTGTACAATATAATGTTAAAACTGTTTTATAACCCGTTATTCCTGTACATTTTAGCCTGTTATAATAACATGTTCTAACTGTTATAACATTGATCAGTACTGTGATCATAACGTGTTATGCATGTTACTGGGGGTCTCACCCTGGTCAACATGCAGGCTTGTGGCTTTTCCTGTGTAACAGCTCGCGGAGGTCAGGATGGCCACGCCCCCTAGGACCACGCCCTGACATAGCTCCACCCCCTCGTTGTCCAACAGCGACACCTgacaacaatacaacaatagTTAGAATACTAATGATGCATAGATACATAGCACATATATAGCATTCAAGATAgcactaatataaatatataacgcTTGTGTATGTAGATATAATATAGCTAATAGataatactaatatatatatatatataacgcctgtatatgtataatataccATTATAGATAATGCttatataaacataaatatataacgCCTGTACGtgtatacatattatatcattatagataattctaatataaatatataacgcCTGTACGtgtatacatattatatcattatagataattttaatataaatatataacgcCTGTATATGCAAAATTTCTGATAGGCTAGGCTAATAGATGGggggttgtgattggctgagggacCTACCTGCCACGGACAGCGTCCATCagagcaggggggcggggcttgggcaGTTTGGGTCTCATTGCTCGGCAGCCATTGTCCACATGGATACTCAGCTGGTGAGACAGGTGCATCAtactgtcagacagacaggtgtatcatactgccagacagacaggtgtaccATACTGTCAGCCAGACAGGAGTACCATGCTGTCAGACAGTCAGGAGTACCAtgctgtcagacagacaggtgtatcATACTGTCAGTCAGACAGGTGTATCATACTGTCAGGTAGACGGCTGTATCATActgccagacagacaggtgtatcatactgtcagacagacaggtgtgtcaaaccgtcagacagacaggtgtatcATACTGTCAGTCAGACAGGTGGATCTTACTCTCAGCCAGACAGGAGTACCAtgctgtcagacagacaggtgtatcatactgtcagacagacaggtgtatcATACTGTCAGGTAGACAGGTGTATAAAACTGTCAGGTAGACAGGTGTACCATACTGTCAGAAAGACAGGTGGAtctttcagacagacagacaggtgtatcATACTGTCAGGTAGACAGGTGTATAAAACTGTCAGGTAGACAGGTGTACCATACTCTCAGCCAGACAGGAGTACCAtgctgtcagacagacaggtgtatcatactgtcagacagacaggtgtatcATACTGTCAGAAAGACAGGTGGAtctttcagacagacagacaggtgtgtgtcagacagacaggtgtgcgTCAGACAGACGGTTCCACTCACCGTGGGGCAGACAGGTCTTCTTGTCAGTCTGTAGTGTGAATCCCTCGGTGCACGAACAGATCGGCTCATCGTTCCAAACTTTACAGAACTGATGACAGGAACCAGGACCGTCCACAGCACAGCGcacctctgacacacacacacacacacacacacacacacacacacacacacacacacacacacacacacacacacacacacacacacacacacacacacacacacacacacacacacacacaaacacacacacacacacacagaggtacagacacacacacacacacacacatacagaggtacagacacacacacaaactcgtaGTGACTTGAGGAGGTGATACCTGCTATAGTGACCTGAGGAGGTGATACCTGAGGAGGTGATACCTGAGGAGGTGATACCTGAGGAGGTGATACCTGCTATAGTGACTTGAGGAGGTGATACCTGAGGAGGTGATACCTGAGGAGGTGATACCTGCTATAGTGACCTGAGGAGGTGATACCTGCTATAGTGACCTGAGGAGGTGATACCTGAGGAGGTGATACCTGCTATAGTGACCTGAGGAGGTGATACCTGCTATAGTGACCTGAGGGGAGGTGATACCTGCTATAGTGACTTGAGGAGGTGATACCTGCTATAGTGACCTGAGGAGGTGATACCTGCTATAGTGACTTGAGGAGGTGATGCCTGCTATAGTGACCTGAGGAGGTGATACCTGCTATAGTGACCTGAGGAGGTGATACCTGCTATAGTGACCTGAGGAGGTGATACCTGCTATAGTGACCTGAGGAGGTGATACCTGCTATAGTGACCTGAGGAGGTGATACCTGAGGAGGTGATACCTGAGGAGGTGATACCTGCTATAGTGACCTGAGGAGGTGATACCTGAGGAGGTGATACCTGCTATAGTGACCTGAGGAGGTGATACCTGCTATAGTGACTTGAGGGGAGGTGATACCTGCTATAGTGACCTGAGGAGGTGATACCTGCTATAGTGAGTTGAGGAGGTGATACCTGCTATAGTGACCTGAGGAAGTGATACCTGAGGAGGTGATACCTGCTATAGTGACCTGAGGAGGTGATACCTGCTATAGTGACCTGAGGAGGTGATACCTGAGGAGGTGATACCTGAGGAGGTGATACCTGCTATAGTGACTTGAGGGGAGGtgacgagagggggggggctctcctCACAGGTCCGGCCGTGGTGGGGGTCTCTGCAGCTGCAGACGAAGCCCCCCACCCTGTCCGTACAGTTCCCCCCCTGGAGGCACGGGTTGGGCTGGCACTGGTCAccgtctggagagagagagagagagagagagggagagagagagagagagagagagagagagagagagagagagagagagagagagagagagaagagagagagggggagagagagggggagagagagagagagagagagagagagagagagagagagagagagagagagagagagagagagagagggcgggagggagggagggagggagggagggagggagggagggagggagagagggagggagggagagagagagagagagagagagagacagagagagagagagagagaaggagggttaagacagagagagagagagagagacagacacactgacacacaaacacatagacgcATAGAcaaacatagacaaacacacacacacacacacacacacacacacacagagacagacagacagacagacagacagacagacagacagacagacagacacacacagagacacacagacacacagacagacagacagacagacagacagacagacagacagacagacagacagacagacacagacacacacagagacacacagacagacagacagacagacagacagacagacagacagacagacagagacattgGTACCGTAGTAACGGGTCCAGAATGAGATCTGAAAGAGACAGGATGTTTTGATTACAGGAATACAGGAATCATGAGCATTAGCATCCTTAGCATCATTAGCAGTAGCATCCTTTGCAGTAGCATTACTGCAGTAGCATCATTAGCCCCATTGGCCTCATTAGTGGTTGCATCCTTAGCAGTAGCAGCCTTAGCAGTAGCAGCCTAACTGtgtccacaccaaacgcgacacTTGTCTCCACCATGGCATGCCtatgtggaagagggagagacgtcgagGACCCGACGCACTCTAtccataatattgtaatgaccacggaaaagccagtgaatgaagtattgattagacagagatttattagataggcctacctaatacaCCGTTAGCATAGCAACGCCTGTTAACAAACCCcaagaagcccaatccctatgagagctccccacgctacagccatccggaggcgcacagagcttttggccgtgttattatgtatacaattacattatattacatagtttatagagctccgggagtcgcaaacggcaacaatcactttctcctccatgctgcggttcaccccggactgaacTGCAccgagttggccggttgaacgctgattggctgttacgttacacatgtgactcagtggccacgctgttgaacgctgatcgGCTGTCATCATGcaaaattcgcgtcaaagttgacaTTTTTCAACtcaagcgaatttgtcgcgccacaaatcctcgtgaacgcgctcgcccgtgCACGGccaaagtgtggcgcgacaaatcaaaacatgTCGCCGGTTTTcactcgcgaaaaattcgcccgattcGTGTCTCtgcgttcactttgtatgggatcttgtcgccccgacgcatttggtgtgaacgcacagtaagcAGTAGCATCCTTAGCAG
It encodes:
- the prozb gene encoding protein Z, vitamin K-dependent plasma glycoprotein b; the protein is MEAGSRRCVLLVCLALCFLQVLSHAGVVRSAAHAQSVFARPRRANSFFIEELLQGDLERECYEEHCSYEEAREYFEDTPTAISFWTRYYDGDQCQPNPCLQGGNCTDRVGGFVCSCRDPHHGRTCEESPPPLVTSPQVTIAEVRCAVDGPGSCHQFCKVWNDEPICSCTEGFTLQTDKKTCLPHAEYPCGQWLPSNETQTAQAPPPCSDGRCPWQVSLLDNEGVELCQGVVLGGVAILTSASCYTGKATSLHVDQGGRAVSVLSAFLHRGFQAGLHDNDLVVLHLATPLLFGPSLFPLCLPTKDFSENVLMHAGSPGLTWLGSEIVTYVTLDACRRLLNTSQPISNKMFCMAGPPARPGPQDVERRWRASPVASRRHGTAFLTGLLLPLPPGGRGQGRGLLFTKLSRFLPWIGATLERIQRLQDEVPDAEPPPRRAPHADPPPR